A window from Enterocloster bolteae encodes these proteins:
- the xdhA gene encoding xanthine dehydrogenase subunit XdhA: MGIGKNMTRVDAFDKVTGSARYTADLEPQGLLVAKVIRSTIANGVVKSFDLEEARKVPGVVKIVTCFDVPDIQFPTPGHPWSVETAHQDIADRKLLNTRVRVYGDDIAAVIAEDDIAAARAARLVKVEYEEYAPLLTVEDAMAEGASRLHDEKPGNVIAHSSFVVGEGTYGEAVKEEGLVEIEKDYRTQSVQHCHIETPISFAYMEKGRIIVTTSTQIPHIVRRVISQALGLPMGRIRVIKPYIGGGFGNKQDVLYEPLNAFLTTQVGGRGVRMEISREETLGCTRVRHAIEFKVKAAARKDGTLVARKLEAYSNQGGYASHAHAIVANSSNEFKQIYKDEKVLESDAWTVYTNLATGGAMRGYGIPQAAFAAECMADDLALALHMDPLEFRKKNCMRPGYVDPHTHVKCNTYGLAECMEKGREFIRWDEKRREYENQTGPVRKGIGMAIFCYKTGVYPISLETASCRMILNQDGSMQLQMGATEIGQGADTVFTQMAAEVTGITEDKVNVLSTQDTDVSPFDTGAYASRQTYVSGMAVKKTGAIFKEKILDYAAYMLEKPQDTLDVRDNHIVDKETGTQLLPMEELATTAFYSLDRSVHITAEATSHCKTNTFATGACFAEVEVDMPLGKVKVTNIVNVHDSGKLINPKLAAAQVHGGMSMGLGYGLSEELLFDAKGRPLNDNLLDYKLPTAMDTPDLNALFVELDDPTGPFGNKALGEPPAIPVAPAVRNAVLNATGVAVDSLPMDPQKMVKHFKEAGLI; this comes from the coding sequence ATGGGAATTGGTAAAAACATGACCCGCGTTGACGCATTTGACAAAGTCACAGGCAGTGCCAGGTATACAGCCGATTTAGAGCCACAGGGTCTTCTGGTGGCAAAGGTAATACGCAGCACCATCGCCAACGGCGTGGTAAAAAGCTTTGATTTGGAAGAAGCACGGAAGGTGCCGGGGGTAGTGAAGATTGTAACGTGCTTCGATGTACCGGACATCCAGTTCCCCACACCCGGCCATCCATGGTCCGTGGAAACGGCCCATCAGGATATTGCGGACAGGAAACTTCTCAATACCAGGGTGCGGGTCTATGGAGACGATATTGCAGCCGTGATAGCGGAGGACGATATAGCGGCAGCCAGGGCAGCCAGGCTTGTGAAGGTGGAGTATGAGGAGTATGCTCCCCTGCTGACCGTGGAGGACGCCATGGCAGAGGGCGCATCCCGACTTCACGATGAAAAACCGGGAAATGTCATTGCCCATTCTTCTTTTGTGGTGGGCGAAGGGACTTACGGGGAAGCAGTGAAGGAGGAGGGACTGGTGGAGATAGAAAAGGACTACCGGACCCAGAGCGTGCAGCACTGCCACATAGAAACGCCCATCTCCTTTGCCTATATGGAAAAGGGAAGAATCATCGTCACCACATCCACACAGATCCCCCATATTGTGCGCCGTGTCATCAGCCAGGCGCTGGGACTGCCCATGGGCCGTATCCGTGTGATAAAGCCCTACATCGGCGGCGGATTCGGCAACAAGCAGGATGTACTCTATGAGCCCTTAAATGCTTTCCTTACCACCCAGGTGGGAGGAAGAGGGGTCAGGATGGAGATATCCAGGGAAGAAACTCTGGGATGTACCAGGGTGCGCCATGCCATCGAGTTCAAGGTAAAGGCAGCGGCCAGGAAGGACGGCACGCTGGTTGCCAGGAAGCTGGAGGCATATTCCAACCAGGGCGGATACGCGTCCCATGCCCATGCCATCGTAGCCAACTCCTCCAATGAGTTCAAGCAGATTTACAAGGATGAGAAGGTGCTGGAGTCCGATGCCTGGACTGTGTACACCAATCTGGCCACGGGCGGCGCCATGAGGGGATACGGAATTCCCCAGGCAGCGTTTGCCGCGGAATGCATGGCAGACGACCTGGCCCTGGCCCTTCACATGGACCCGTTGGAATTCAGGAAAAAGAACTGCATGAGGCCGGGATACGTTGACCCCCACACTCATGTGAAATGCAATACATACGGCCTGGCGGAATGTATGGAAAAGGGCCGGGAATTCATCCGCTGGGATGAGAAACGCAGGGAATATGAAAACCAGACAGGACCCGTGCGAAAGGGAATCGGTATGGCTATCTTCTGCTATAAGACAGGCGTATATCCCATATCCCTGGAAACAGCATCCTGCCGCATGATACTGAACCAGGACGGCTCCATGCAGCTGCAGATGGGGGCAACGGAAATCGGCCAGGGCGCCGACACCGTGTTTACCCAGATGGCGGCAGAGGTGACCGGAATCACGGAAGATAAGGTAAATGTGCTGTCCACCCAGGATACGGACGTAAGCCCCTTTGATACCGGCGCATATGCTTCCAGGCAGACCTATGTCAGCGGTATGGCAGTGAAGAAAACCGGCGCTATATTTAAGGAAAAGATACTGGATTACGCTGCTTATATGCTGGAGAAGCCCCAGGATACCCTGGATGTGAGGGATAACCACATTGTGGATAAGGAGACCGGAACGCAGCTGTTGCCCATGGAGGAGCTGGCCACCACGGCATTTTACAGCCTGGACCGCTCCGTACATATCACGGCAGAGGCCACCAGCCATTGCAAGACCAATACATTTGCCACGGGTGCCTGCTTTGCGGAGGTGGAGGTGGATATGCCTTTGGGCAAGGTGAAGGTGACCAATATCGTCAATGTACATGACAGCGGAAAACTGATTAACCCCAAGCTGGCTGCTGCCCAGGTACACGGCGGCATGAGCATGGGACTGGGCTACGGACTCAGCGAGGAGCTGCTCTTTGACGCAAAGGGGAGACCGTTAAACGACAATTTGCTGGATTATAAGCTGCCCACAGCCATGGATACTCCGGACTTAAACGCACTCTTTGTGGAGTTGGATGATCCCACAGGTCCCTTTGGAAATAAGGCGCTTGGGGAGCCGCCGGCGATTCCGGTTGCCCCGGCTGTGCGCAACGCAGTTCTTAACGCCACAGGCGTTGCAGTGGACAGTCTGCCCATGGATCCACAGAAGATGGTGAAGCATTTCAAGGAAGCGGGATTAATATAG